The following are encoded in a window of Candida dubliniensis CD36 chromosome 4, complete sequence genomic DNA:
- the DBP4 gene encoding ATP-dependent RNA helicase, putative (Similar to S. cerevisiae HCA4 (DBP4);~no experimental evidence for gene function in Candida; in S. cerevisiae, putative nucleolar DEAD box RNA helicase; high-copy number suppression of a U14 snoRNA processing mutant suggests an involvement in 18S rRNA synthesis), which produces MAKNLKKGKKVFKKSVRKVNRLKEEEELAKLQERINNYNPKTDEASISQFSDLPITENTLKGLKEATFVSLTDIQKKTIPVALKGEDLMGTARTGSGKTLAFLIPVIESLIRNKITEYDGLAALIVSPTRELAVQIFEVLTKIGKYNSFSAGLVTGGKDVQFEKERVSRMNILVGTPGRISQHLNEAVGMETSNLQVLVLDEADRCLDMGFKKQIDNILGHLPTTRQTLLFSATQSESVNDLARLSLTNPNKIGVSSDQEVSATPESLEQYYVKVPLDEKLDVLWSFIKSHLKSKILVFFSSSKQVQYTYETFRTLQPGISLMKLYGRHKQTSRLETTMKFSQAQHACLFATDIVARGLDFPAIDWVVQVDCPEDAATYVHRVGRSARFGRKGKSLLMLLPSEEEGMLKRLKIHKIEPKLMNIKQKSKKSIRPQLQSLCFKDPVMKNLGQRAFIAYFKSVHIQKDKDVFKVEELPAESYAASLGLPGAPRIKIKGGESNKEKKNASRKLIALAKTDADGEVQTENEKVRTKYDRMFERKNQTILSDHYLNMTGNKVDSDGDSEEEDFMTVKRKDHELKEDELFDLTIPVSKRQAKKALSRKATLASKGNPTKLKFDDDGVAHAIYELEDENDFIKAGDAKKQKEEFVNKERETMKISDITDKEVERQKRQEKKRKRKEIERRMREEEEEEEEYDHEPAVVTLATPDLERDMQYDNGSDVEEPVSKKPKWFEDDNKSKNTNDGFVEYDEPETLEDLESLTARLIGN; this is translated from the coding sequence ATGGCCAAGAATCTTAAAAAGGGAAAGAAAgtatttaaaaaatcagTCAGAAAAGTCAACCgtttgaaagaagaagaagaattggcAAAATTACAAGAGAGAATTAACAATTATAATCCGAAAACAGATGAAGCATCCATATCTCAATTCAGTGATCTCCCTATCACTGAGAATACTTTAAAAGGGTTAAAAGAAGCAACTTTTGTGTCGTTAACTGATattcaaaagaaaaccaTTCCAGTGGCTTTGAAAGGTGAAGACTTAATGGGAACAGCACGTACTGGATCAGGTAAAACATTGGCATTTTTAATTCCTGTGATAGAGTCATTGATACGAAACAAAATTACTGAGTATGATGGGCTAGCTGCATTAATTGTGTCACCAACGAGAGAATTGGCAGTACAGATTTTTGAAGTTTTGACTAAAATTGGTAAATATAATTCCTTTTCTGCAGGTTTGGTGACTGGTGGGAAAGATgtccaatttgaaaaagagaGGGTTTCAAGaatgaatattttggtAGGTACTCCGGGCAGAATTTCACAACATTTGAATGAAGCAGTTGGGATGGAAACATCAAATTTACAGGTATTGGTTTTAGATGAAGCAGATCGATGCCTAGATATGGGTttcaaaaaacaaattgacaATATTTTAGGTCATTTACCAACTACAAGACAAACATTGTTATTTTCAGCAACTCAGTCTGAGAGTGTTAATGATTTGGCCAGATTGTCGTTGACCAATCCAAACAAGATTGGTGTATCTTCAGACCAAGAAGTATCAGCAACTCCAGAATCATTAGAACAGTATTATGTAAAAGTGCCATtagatgaaaaattggatgTATTGTGGTCATTTATCAAATCACATTTGAAAAGCAAAATCTTGGTgtttttttcatcttccAAGCAAGTCCAATATACTTATGAAACGTTTCGTACGTTGCAACCGGGGATatcattaatgaaattatatGGTCGCCATAAACAAACATCACGTTTGGAAACAACCATGAAATTTTCTCAAGCCCAGCATGCATGTTTATTTGCAACAGATATAGTGGCTCGAGGGTTGGATTTCCCAGCTATTGATTGGGTTGTTCAGGTTGATTGCCCTGAAGATGCCGCAACATATGTGCATCGAGTTGGTCGTTCTGCTCGTTTTGGTAGAAAAGGTAAATCCTTGTTGATGCTATTACCTctggaagaagaaggtaTGTTAAAGAGATTGAAGATCCACAAGATTGAACCGAAATTGATGAacattaaacaaaaatcaaaaaaatcaataagGCCACAATTGCAATCATTGTGTTTCAAGGATCCTGTTATGAAGAATTTGGGTCAAAGAGCTTTTATTGCTTATTTCAAATCTGTACATATACAAAAGGACAAGGATGTTTTCAAAGTGGAGGAACTACCAGCAGAATCTTATGCTGCTTCGTTGGGATTACCTGGTGCACCAAGGATCAAAATTAAAGGAGGTGaatcaaacaaagaaaagaaaaatgcGTCAAGAAAATTGATAGCATTAGCAAAAACAGACGCTGATGGGGAAGTTCAAACTGAGAATGAAAAAGTTAGAACCAAGTATGATAGAATgtttgaaagaaagaatcaAACCATTTTGTCTGAccattatttgaatatgACTGGTAACAAAGTGGATAGTGATGGCGACAGTGAAGAAGAGGATTTCATGACAGTAAAGAGGAAAGACCatgaattaaaagaagATGAACTTTTCGATTTGACAATACCAGTATCCAAAAGACAAGCCAAGAAAGCTCTTTCAAGAAAGGCTACGCTTGCATCGAAGGGGAATCCtacaaaattgaaatttgacGATGATGGTGTTGCACACGCTATTTATGAGTTGGAAGACGAAAATGATTTCATTAAAGCTGGTGATGCTAAGAAACAAAAGGAGGAATTTGTAAATAAAGAAAGGGAAACTATGAAAATATCAGATATTACTGATAAAGAGGTTGAAAGACAAAAGagacaagaaaagaagagaaaaagaaaagaaattgaaagaagaatgagagaggaagaagaggaagaagaagaatatgaCCATGAGCCAGCAGTAGTGACTTTGGCTACACCAGATTTGGAAAGAGACATGCAGTATGATAACGGTTCCGATGTTGAAGAACCGGTGTCTAAGAAACCTAAATGGTTCGAGGATGATAACAAGAGTAAGAATACAAATGATGGCTTCGTTGAATATGATGAGCCCGAAACATTAGAAGATTTGGAATCTTTGACAGCCAGATTAATTGGTAATTAG
- a CDS encoding general transcription factor, putative (Similar to S. cerevisiae SRB2;~spliced gene;~In S. cerevisiae: associates with core polymerase subunits to form the RNA polymerase II holoenzyme; general transcription factor involved in telomere maintenance) — translation MNMVTAVLLVQKANLETITQFHDQISNELPTAKGKWNFNFKIFRNNQYSIPQELVNTHEQAPESKFLFTLSPSYLRDSTITLINGKSAGVFTNSIEEELSELGHPSDLSIPNDHLRRGATTGLNDKFDTFIGAKLQSLWTQRQLIKGDGGQIYELENGNLCIRTSNVFLHGNFRGLLIQIEMSNSLCDINNHNGFKEHFNKIVEKYGFPEGSLCCDVLDNKNLDKYGDLCLQYSKILNF, via the exons ATGAATATGGTAACAGC AGTTCTTTTAGTTCAAAAAGCCAACCTAGAGACAATAACACAATTCCACGatcaaatatcaaatgaATTGCCTACCGCCAAAGGAAAATggaattttaattttaaaatttttaggaataatcaatattcGATTCCACAAGAACTAGTGAACACCCATGAACAAGCACCGGAATccaaatttcttttcacGTTATCACCTTCCTATTTACGCGATTCTACAATTACATTAATCAATGGCAAATCAGCAGGAGTATTTaccaattcaattgaagaagagtTAAGCGAGCTAGGACATCCAAGTGATTTGAGTATACCAAATGATCACTTACGCAGGGGTGCTACTACAGGATTAAATGACAAATTTGATACATTTATAGGTGCCAAATTGCAAAGTCTATGGACACAACGACAATTGATCAAAGGAGATGGAGGTCAAATAtatgaattggaaaatgGGAATTTGTGTATTAGAACGTCAAATGTTTTTTTGCATGGTAATTTTCGTGGGTTGTTGATACAAATTGAGATGAGTAACAGTTTATgtgatattaataatcataatgGCTTTAAAGAGCATTTTAacaaaattgttgaaaagtATGGGTTTCCAGAAGGAAGCCTTTGTTGTGATGTATTAGATAATAAGAATTTAGATAAATATGGTGATCTTTGTTTACAATATTCAAAGATTTTGAACTTTTAG
- a CDS encoding RNA polymerase II Elongator subunit, putative (Similar to S. cerevisiae ELP2;~In S. cerevisiae: required for modification of wobble nucleosides in tRNA) — translation MTSSEITQEAIFIGANKQNFVSDYNPANNIIAFGAANTVALWNPLSKNHNGVYHTLKKHENEVTGVKFIPNSPYLVSIGEDHVINVWREKGKVYEFVQSLQDHTHSVTCIAVINENIFITGGSDHNIIIWLFNEEKQQFEYGDKFQVKSNYFPLALALQDIDADNYLIAIGGTNNNIYIYTFEFKNGKVSALEKKAELTGHEDWIKCLQFVTEEPHKNYILASGSQDRYVRLWRLKLNDLIDDSDEDPTKLVLLSNKQYKFELANGSRAAFSFEALIMGHDDWISGLQWHPSCKNIGQEHKLQLLTCTADTALMIWEMDPDSGIWVCVSRLGEMSVKGASTATGASGGFWSCLWFIDPSTNEHYVLASGKTGSFRVYKSDANGQSFESVLGITGAVRDVNDIKWSVNGDYFTATSLDQTTRLYAPWKREGIESWHEFARPQIHGYDMICYDNISPTKFVSGGDEKILRVFEMTKSISKLLQNLCGTQIVEENDQLPITASLPVLGLSNKAENQIEQGDQQDVDNEDNTPEAAEDVLASLSSPPVEEYLQRYTLFPELEKLYGHGYEISCCATSPNGNLIASACKSNSAKHAVIRVFNVAQDYQQSQQVLSGHNLTISSLEFSPDGKYLLAVSRDRQFSLWEVVNEQSASFKLVELNPKAHARILWDCSWLPVGDSFTTVSRDKQIKLWKVSNDKVEMMASTKLNDAVTSVSVYKGSLFNNQAIVAVGLEDGGISIFAVDAANPEFKLISILDKELTPSNRIEKLSFSNKLHNGKLLLGVGSKDTSARLYSIDSTIFI, via the coding sequence ATGACGAGCCTGGAAATAACTCAGGAGGCTATATTTATTGGCgccaataaacaaaattttgTCTCGGACTATAATCCTGCTAATAACATTATTGCATTTGGTGCTGCAAATACAGTTGCACTTTGGAACCCATTGAGCAAAAATCATAATGGTGTATATCATACATTAAAGAAACACGAGAACGAAGTTACTGGTGTTAAATTTATTCCCAATAGTCCTTATTTGGTGTCTATTGGGGAAGACCATGTCATAAATGTATGGAGAGAAAAGGGAAAAGTGTACGAGTTTGTCCAATCTTTGCAAGATCACACCCATTCAGTTACTTGTATTGCTGtgataaatgaaaatatctTTATAACAGGTGGTTCAGATCACAATATAATTATCTGGTTGTTTAACGAAGAAAAGCAACAGTTTGAATATGGGGATAAATTTCAAGTAAAATCAAACTACTTCCCATTAGCTTTGGCACTTCAAGATATTGACGCTGATAACTATTTAATTGCTATTGGTGGtaccaataacaatatatacatttacacttttgaattcaaaaatggCAAAGTATCTGCATTGGAGAAAAAGGCTGAATTGACTGGTCATGAAGATTGGATAAAATGTCTTCAATTTGTTACAGAAGAACCTCATAAAAACTATATATTAGCTAGTGGATCTCAAGACAGATATGTTCGTTTATGGAGATTGAAGCTCAAcgatttaattgatgattctgATGAGGATCCAACAAaattggtgttgttgtcaAATAAGCAGTATAAGTTTGAGTTGGCAAATGGATCAAGGGCAGCATTTAGTTTTGAAGCCTTGATCATGGGACATGATGATTGGATAAGTGGGTTACAGTGGCATCCTTCTTGTAAAAATATAGGACAAGAACACAAATTGCAGTTGTTGACCTGTACAGCAGATACTGCTTTAATGATCTGGGAAATGGATCCTGATTCAGGGATCTGGGTTTGTGTTAGTAGATTGGGTGAAATGTCTGTAAAGGGTGCTTCTACTGCAACTGGTGCATCTGGTGGATTTTGGTCTTGTTTGTGGTTTATTGATCCTTCTACAAATGAACACTATGTTTTGGCAAGTGGTAAAACTGGGTCTTTCAGAGTTTACAAATCTGATGCAAACGGCCAATCATTTGAAAGTGTCTTAGGTATAACCGGGGCAGTGAGAGACGTTAATGACATAAAGTGGTCTGTTAATGGCGATTATTTCACTGCTACATCTTTGGATCAAACAACGAGACTTTATGCACCATGGAAAAGAGAAGGCATTGAATCTTGGCACGAGTTTGCAAGACCTCAGATTCACGGATATGATATGATATGTTATGACAACATTTCACCAACGAAATTTGTTTCCGGAGGGGATGAAAAAATATTGCGTGTCTTTGAGATGACGAAATCCATTAGTAAATTATTACAGAATTTATGTGGAACACAGATAGTAGAGGAGAACGACCAATTGCCAATAACTGCTTCTTTGCCAGTTTTGGGATTATCAAACAAAGCtgaaaatcaaatagaGCAAGGAGATCAACAAGACgttgataatgaagataataCACCTGAAGCTGCTGAGGATGTTTTGGCTTCGCTTAGTCTGCCCCCAGTCGAGGAATACTTGCAAAGATATACGTTGTTCCCTGAATTGGAGAAATTGTATGGTCATGGTTATGAGATTAGCTGCTGTGCCACGTCTCCAAATGGTAATTTGATTGCTTCTGCGTGTAAATCAAATAGTGCCAAACATGCTGTGATCAGAGTGTTTAATGTTGCCCaagattatcaacaaaGCCAGCAAGTTTTACTGGGACATAACTTGACAATTTCAAGTCTTGAATTTTCACCAGATggtaaatatttattggCAGTGTCAAGAGACAGACAGTTTAGTTTATGGGAGGTGGTTAACGAGCAATCTGCCAGTTTCAAACTTGTAGAATTGAATCCAAAGGCACACGCAAGAATATTATGGGATTGTTCATGGCTACCAGTTGGTGATTCTTTCACAACTGTATCCAGAGATAAGCAAATAAAGTTATGGAAAGTATCTAACGACAAAGTTGAAATGATGGCTTCTactaaattaaatgatgcGGTCACATCTGTATCGGTTTACAAAGGAAGCCTTTTTAACAACCAAGCCATTGTTGCTGTAGGATTAGAAGATGGAGGAATTTCTATTTTTGCTGTTGATGCCGCCAACCCTGAATTCAAACTAATCTCAATACTTGATAAAGAACTTACCCCTTCAAATAGAATCGAGAAATTAAGCTTTAGCAACAAACTTCATAATGGAAAATTGCTTTTGGGTGTTGGGAGCAAAGATACTTCTGCTCGTTTATATAGCATTGATCTGacaatatttatatag